A genomic stretch from Sulfurihydrogenibium azorense Az-Fu1 includes:
- the tpx gene encoding thiol peroxidase, translating to MATTVNLKGNPVALAGPQLNVGDKAPEAVVVASDLSEKRIGGAKGKVQVIITVPSLDTPVCEKETKTFNEKCAGYDVDVTVVSMDLPFAEKRFCESFNIGNITVASDFRYRDMEKYGVLIAEGALKGILARAVFVVDKDGTVTYKQIVPEITEEPNYDEVLQAVANLLK from the coding sequence ATGGCAACAACAGTAAATTTAAAGGGAAATCCTGTGGCATTAGCAGGACCACAACTCAACGTAGGAGACAAAGCTCCAGAAGCTGTAGTAGTAGCATCTGATTTATCAGAAAAAAGAATAGGTGGAGCAAAAGGAAAAGTTCAAGTCATTATCACAGTTCCATCTTTAGACACACCTGTTTGTGAAAAAGAAACAAAAACTTTCAATGAAAAGTGTGCAGGATACGATGTTGACGTGACAGTTGTATCTATGGACCTACCATTTGCAGAAAAAAGATTCTGTGAGTCTTTCAACATTGGAAATATCACTGTTGCATCTGACTTTAGATACAGAGATATGGAAAAGTACGGAGTTTTAATAGCTGAAGGAGCATTAAAAGGAATACTTGCAAGAGCTGTATTTGTAGTAGACAAAGATGGAACTGTTACTTACAAACAAATAGTTCCAGAAATAACAGAAGAGCCTAACTACGACGAAGTTTTACAAGCTGTAGCTAACTTATTGAAATAA
- a CDS encoding TldD/PmbA family protein, whose translation MKELIREKAPYILTALMADKGEYGEIFFEDLKSLTLNLEDNKIEKVNSGRDTGVGLRLIKNFKTNYGYTSDLTYENLLNLAKTLAKYEGEGKIAVGKSHYVGKTEVLIDPDEFDIRKKKDILERANEIARSYDERIKQVSVTLRDVKRDILIINSLGEIVEDHQVRVVFFVEAIASDGTSLYRGYEATGGSVGYELFNEDFIDVIDYVATKAAERAVLGLKAKPAPAGSFTVVMSSHAGGTMIHEAVGHGLEADLVNQGLSVYKGKLGQKVASDLVTVIDDGTLKGKNGSFTFDDEGVPAQRKVLIDNGVLVGYMYDRLTAMKEGKQSTGNGRRDGYKNIPIVRMTNTYIDAGKDNPSDIIKDTKDGIYVVKMGGGQVNTVNGDFVFEIIEGYRIENGEITYPIKGATLIGNGPQALMDIDAVGYDLGWAIGTCGKDGQRAPVSDAQPTVRIKRLTLGGVL comes from the coding sequence ATGAAAGAGCTAATCAGAGAAAAAGCACCATACATACTTACAGCTTTAATGGCTGATAAAGGAGAGTACGGAGAGATATTTTTTGAAGATTTAAAAAGTTTAACACTTAACTTGGAAGATAACAAGATAGAAAAAGTCAACAGTGGAAGAGATACTGGTGTAGGCTTACGGCTTATAAAAAACTTTAAAACAAACTATGGATACACAAGTGATTTAACCTACGAGAATCTCTTAAACCTTGCAAAAACTTTGGCTAAATATGAAGGAGAAGGAAAAATTGCAGTAGGAAAAAGCCATTATGTAGGTAAAACAGAGGTTTTAATAGACCCAGATGAGTTTGATATAAGAAAGAAAAAAGATATATTAGAAAGGGCAAACGAAATAGCAAGGTCATACGATGAAAGAATAAAACAAGTCTCAGTAACGCTAAGAGATGTAAAAAGAGACATCCTAATCATAAACTCATTAGGAGAAATTGTAGAAGACCATCAAGTAAGAGTTGTATTCTTTGTTGAAGCGATAGCAAGTGATGGAACTTCTTTATACCGGGGTTATGAAGCAACTGGTGGAAGTGTAGGATACGAACTGTTTAACGAAGATTTTATAGATGTTATTGACTATGTAGCTACAAAGGCAGCTGAGAGAGCCGTTTTAGGACTAAAAGCAAAACCTGCACCAGCTGGAAGTTTTACCGTTGTTATGTCTTCCCATGCTGGTGGAACTATGATTCATGAAGCTGTAGGACACGGATTAGAAGCAGACCTTGTAAATCAAGGTTTATCAGTCTATAAAGGAAAATTAGGACAAAAAGTAGCCTCAGACCTTGTTACAGTTATAGACGATGGAACATTAAAAGGTAAAAATGGCTCTTTTACTTTTGATGATGAAGGCGTTCCTGCTCAAAGGAAAGTTTTAATAGACAATGGAGTTTTAGTAGGTTATATGTACGATAGGTTAACTGCTATGAAAGAAGGAAAACAGTCAACCGGAAACGGAAGAAGGGACGGCTATAAAAACATACCAATTGTTAGAATGACAAACACTTACATAGATGCAGGAAAAGATAACCCATCAGATATAATAAAAGATACAAAAGACGGTATATACGTAGTAAAAATGGGTGGTGGACAGGTAAACACAGTCAACGGAGACTTTGTATTTGAGATAATAGAAGGATACAGAATAGAAAACGGAGAAATAACATACCCTATAAAAGGAGCAACTTTAATAGGTAATGGACCTCAAGCTTTAATGGATATAGATGCTGTTGGATACGATTTAGGATGGGCTATTGGAACTTGTGGAAAAGATGGACAGAGAGCTCCTGTAAGTGATGCTCAACCTACAGTTAGGATAAAAAGATTAACTTTAGGTGGTGTGCTTTAA
- a CDS encoding zinc-binding dehydrogenase, whose protein sequence is MRAAYYDRLEGYKAIKIGDFPAPEISEDEVLVNIKAFSLNHLDVWVMEGKYPANIPLPHIFASDGAGVVAKVGKNVKHLKEGDRVVVFSGLSCGVCEKCLSGKDNECNSFRPLGVLEDGVSAEYVKVPAVNVFKIPENLSFEKASCIPITYITSWHSLITRSGIKQGDTVLIHGGGSGVGTALIQIAKLYNATVITTVGDDWKVEKCKEIGADFVINYNKEDFVEKVKEYTKDQLCDIVVDHIGAATFSKSLSCGKRGGKVVTFGSTTGADTQVNLRYIFGKNLTIHGVYMGTKGEFATMLKLFPDKLDPVIDSIFDLEDVQKAYEKLLSRQFFGKIVVRV, encoded by the coding sequence ATGAGAGCTGCATACTACGATAGATTAGAAGGCTACAAGGCTATAAAAATAGGAGATTTTCCTGCTCCTGAAATTAGTGAAGATGAGGTTTTAGTAAACATAAAGGCATTTTCGTTAAACCATCTTGATGTATGGGTTATGGAAGGAAAATATCCTGCAAACATACCTCTTCCTCACATATTTGCATCTGACGGAGCTGGAGTAGTTGCAAAAGTTGGAAAAAATGTAAAACATTTAAAAGAAGGAGATAGGGTTGTAGTGTTTTCTGGACTTTCCTGTGGTGTTTGTGAAAAATGTCTATCAGGGAAGGATAATGAATGTAATAGTTTTAGACCTCTTGGCGTACTGGAAGATGGAGTTTCAGCAGAGTACGTTAAAGTTCCAGCTGTAAATGTTTTCAAAATCCCTGAAAACTTGTCTTTTGAAAAAGCAAGCTGTATTCCTATCACTTATATAACATCTTGGCATTCTCTAATAACAAGGTCGGGAATAAAACAGGGGGATACAGTGTTAATTCACGGTGGTGGAAGCGGTGTCGGGACAGCTTTAATCCAGATAGCCAAACTTTACAACGCAACAGTTATAACAACTGTAGGAGATGACTGGAAAGTAGAAAAATGTAAAGAGATAGGAGCTGACTTTGTTATAAACTACAATAAAGAAGACTTTGTAGAAAAAGTTAAAGAGTATACAAAGGACCAGCTTTGTGATATTGTGGTAGACCATATAGGTGCAGCTACATTTTCAAAATCTCTCTCCTGCGGGAAAAGGGGAGGAAAAGTAGTTACCTTTGGCTCAACGACAGGAGCTGACACTCAAGTTAACTTAAGGTACATATTTGGTAAAAATCTTACAATTCACGGAGTTTATATGGGTACAAAAGGAGAGTTTGCAACTATGTTAAAACTATTTCCTGATAAACTCGATCCTGTCATAGATTCTATATTTGACTTAGAAGATGTCCAAAAAGCCTATGAAAAACTTTTAAGCAGGCAGTTTTTTGGGAAAATCGTGGTAAGAGTATGA
- a CDS encoding metal ABC transporter ATP-binding protein, translated as MIKIENLYVEINSNTVLEDISLEIKKGEIVAIVGPNGGGKTTLIKVILGFIKPSKGVVLIEGKTPQEYVKSGKIGYLPQRSNYDRDFPVSAFDVVMFGLVNSKLSRKEKEKKVLEYLRYVGMEEFKDHPFGKLSGGQQQRVMIARAVICEPELLILDEPATGVDVVAQESFYEFIKKLNKEKGITVIMVTHDIGAVGSFTTKVVGLNRKLHYLGEYVNFLSKESLEKLYGSEVKLLIHSPECFTCQYFNIEVKH; from the coding sequence ATGATAAAAATTGAAAATTTATACGTTGAGATAAACTCAAACACAGTACTTGAGGATATATCCCTTGAGATAAAAAAAGGTGAGATAGTTGCAATAGTTGGACCAAACGGAGGGGGTAAAACTACTCTCATAAAAGTTATTTTAGGGTTTATAAAACCATCAAAAGGAGTTGTACTTATAGAAGGTAAAACACCACAGGAGTATGTAAAATCAGGTAAAATAGGTTATCTGCCTCAAAGGTCTAACTACGATAGAGATTTTCCTGTCTCAGCCTTTGACGTTGTAATGTTTGGATTAGTAAACTCAAAATTAAGTAGAAAAGAGAAAGAAAAAAAGGTTTTAGAGTATCTAAGATATGTCGGAATGGAAGAGTTTAAAGACCATCCTTTTGGAAAGTTGTCTGGAGGACAGCAACAAAGGGTGATGATAGCAAGAGCCGTTATCTGTGAACCTGAGCTACTTATTTTAGATGAGCCAGCTACAGGAGTTGATGTAGTAGCACAGGAGAGTTTTTACGAATTTATAAAAAAGTTAAATAAAGAAAAAGGAATAACTGTAATAATGGTTACCCACGATATTGGAGCTGTAGGCTCTTTTACAACTAAGGTAGTTGGTTTAAACAGAAAACTTCACTACCTTGGAGAGTATGTAAATTTCTTGTCTAAAGAGTCTTTAGAGAAACTTTACGGCTCGGAAGTCAAACTCCTTATCCACTCCCCTGAATGTTTTACTTGTCAGTATTTTAACATTGAGGTTAAACATTGA
- a CDS encoding metal ABC transporter permease, with protein MIDFLSIPFIRNAIVGGILIAVLLSVLSLFVFVKRWSFINIGISHAAFGGLAIGFFLGINPTIVGSIFAVLVGILIGYISKKGQIHEDISIGILLSFSMALGVVVMSFSNNYNSDLFAFLFGNILTISSQDILMIFIFSTFSLIFLFYNLEKLMYCCFDEELAYIGGVKTDFLYYSVITIIAIATVLSIKLVGSILSSAMIILPAAVASQLFWRYKSIIAASIVISVIVVLVGIFLSFEYNLPSGSTIVILYSLLFFIVLLVKRILR; from the coding sequence TTGATAGATTTTTTATCTATTCCTTTTATAAGAAATGCAATAGTTGGTGGTATTTTAATTGCAGTTTTACTGTCTGTTTTGTCTTTGTTTGTGTTTGTGAAGAGATGGTCTTTTATAAACATAGGTATATCCCACGCAGCATTTGGCGGTCTTGCCATAGGATTTTTCTTAGGGATTAACCCTACGATAGTAGGAAGTATATTTGCAGTTTTAGTTGGAATTTTGATAGGTTACATAAGTAAAAAAGGTCAGATACATGAAGATATTTCCATAGGTATTTTACTTTCTTTCTCTATGGCTCTTGGTGTTGTGGTAATGTCTTTCTCTAACAATTACAACTCTGACCTTTTTGCATTTTTGTTTGGTAATATTTTAACTATATCCTCTCAGGATATTCTGATGATTTTTATATTTTCTACATTTTCTTTAATCTTTTTATTTTACAACTTAGAAAAGTTGATGTACTGCTGTTTTGATGAAGAACTTGCTTACATAGGTGGAGTAAAAACTGATTTTTTATACTACAGCGTTATAACAATAATAGCCATTGCAACGGTTTTATCTATTAAGTTAGTTGGGTCTATTCTCTCTTCTGCAATGATAATACTTCCTGCAGCTGTAGCTTCTCAACTATTTTGGAGGTACAAGAGTATAATAGCAGCTTCTATAGTGATAAGTGTGATAGTTGTTTTAGTTGGGATATTTTTATCCTTTGAGTATAACCTACCATCAGGCTCAACGATAGTAATCCTTTATTCTCTATTATTCTTTATAGTGTTGTTAGTAAAAAGAATTTTAAGATAA